A stretch of DNA from Curtobacterium sp. MCBD17_035:
CGACGAGGTCGCCGCGGCGTTCGACGAGCTCCACGCGGCCGGCAAGGTCAAGCACTTCGGTGTCTCGAACCACACGCCCGGTCAGGTCGAGCTCCTCAAGCGCTCGGTCCGGCAGCCGCTCGCGTTCAACCAGGTGCAGCTGAGCATCACGCACGCGAACCTCGTCGCGCAGGGCGTCGCCTCGAACATGGCCGGGCTCGAGCAGTCGGTCGACCGTGACAACGGCATCCTCGACTACTCGCGCCTCAACGACATCACCCTGCAGGCGTGGTCGCCGTTCCAGAAGGGGTTCTTCGACGGCGTGTTCCTGGGCGACCGCGAGCAGTACGGGGAGCTCAACGACGTCATCGACGAGCTCGCCGACGCGTACGACTGCACCCCGACCGGCATCGCCGTGGCCTGGATCACCCGCCACCCGGCGCAGATGCAGGTCGTCCTCGGCACGACGAACCCGCAGCGTGTGCGGGACTCGGCCGCCGGGTCGGACGTCCGGCTGTCGCGGCCGGACTGGTACCGGTTGTTCACCGCCGCGGGGCACCTGGTCCCGTAGCGGGGCGCTCGGCGTCGCACCGCGTTCGTCCCGTTGCACCGCGCGATCCCGTGGTGCAACGGGAACCGCGCGGTGCGACGTCCGCGGAGGTCGTCAGCGCCCGATGGCGTCGAGCTCCTCGAGCGCGTCCGCGGGCAACTCGATGCCCGCGCCCTCGACGTTCTCGTGCAGGTGCTGCACCGACTTCGTGCCCGGGATGAGCAGCATCACCGGCGAGCGCTGCAGCAGCCAGGCGAGCGCGATCTGGAGGGGCGACGCACACAGGCGCGCCGCCACCCGTCCCAGCGTGTCCGACTGGAGCGGGTTGAAGCCGCCGAGCGGGAAGAACGGCGTGAACCCGATGCCGAGCTCCGCGCAGCGGTCGACGAGCGCGTCGTCGTCGCGGTGCGCGAGGTTGTAGTGGTTCTGCACGGTGACGAACGGGGCGATGCTCCGGGCCTCCTCGAACTGCGTCATCGTCACGTTGCTGATGCCGAGGTGCCGGATGCGGCCCTCCTGCTGGAGTTCGACGAGCGCTTCGTACGGCTCGGCGATCGAGCCCTCCTCGGCACCGAACGCCCCGCCGACGCGGAGGTTCACGACGTCCATGGCCTCGACGCCGAGGTGCTCGAGGTTCTCGTCGATCGCCTCACGCAGGTCCTCGCGGCCGAGCGCCGAGGGCCAGTCGCCGTCGGCCGTCCGCCGCGCGCCGACCTTCGTGACGATGTGCAGTCCCTCGGGGTACGGGTGCAGGGTCTCGCGGATGAGCTCGTTGACCGTGAACGGGCCGTAGTAGTCGCTCGTGTCGATGTGGGTGATGCCGAGCTCGATCACGGCGCGGAGGACCTCCTCGGCGCCCTGGCGGTCCTCGGGCGGACCCATCACCCCGGGTCCCGCGAGCTGCATCGCGCCGTAGCCGAAGCGGGTCACGGTGAGGTCGTCGGCGAGGGTCAGGGTTCCACCGGGGAGCGTCGTCATGCCGTCGATGGAACTCCCGGCGCCTGGGCCGACACCCAACCGCCCCGGTCCCCCGTTCCGAACACCCTGCACAGCGACACGCAGCGATCGGCGAGAGGGAAGAGGTGGTCGACGTGGCTCCGACACCGTTCTGGACCGTGGCCTACACCGAGTCCGGCAGCACCGAGGTCGCGGTGGCCGTGCTCGGTGCGTGCGACCGTGATGACGCCGTGCGGCGCGCGCTCGACGTGCTCGGCGTCGGGGTCACCGTCGTCTGGGTCGAGCCGCGGCACGACGCCGTCGTGGCGGCCTGACCGCCCCGCCGAGGGCGTCACCGGCAGGCCCGCGGCCTGACCGCCCCGGTCGGCAGCGTCAGCCGAACAGGCGCCGGGAGGCGATCGCCGCGCCCTCGACGAGTGCGCCGAGCTTGGCCCACGCGACGTCGGTCGCCACGAACTCGTAGCTCGCGAAGGTGGCGAGCCCGCAGTCGGTCCCCGCGATGACGCGTGCCGGGTCGCCCACGGCCTCGGCGGCCTCGACGATCCGGTTCGCCACGACCTGCGGGTGCTCGAGGTAGTTGGTCGTGACGTCGATGACGCCCGGGATGAGCAGGGCACCGTCGGGCAGCGGGTGCTGCCGGAAGGCGGGGAGTTCGTGCTGGTGGGCGGGGTTCCCGAACGGGATGCTGAACGCCCCGACCTCGGCCCGGTAGAGGTGCTCGAGCAGCTCGTCGACGGGGACGTCGTCCTGGTGCGGGCCCTGCCAGTTGCCCCAACAGACGTGGAGTCGCACGCGGTCCTTCGGGATGTTCCGCAGTGCCCGGTTGATCGCCTCGACGTGCAGGTCGACGGCGGCCAGGAACTCGTCGAGCGTCGCGTCGCCGAAGTGGATGACCCGCTCCATGGCGAGGTCCGGGGCGTCGAGCTGCAGCGTGTGCCCGCGTGCCACGATCTCCTCGTACTCGACGCGGAGCTCCTCGGCGAGCGCGAACACGTACTCGCGGTGGTCGCCGTAGTGGGGGTTCTCCTCGTCGAGGAGCAGGGTCGTCGCGACGATGCCCGGGGTCGCGGCGGACACGAACGTGCCCGCGGGACGACGCCCGGCCTCGGCGTTCCGCGCCAGCTCCCGTTCGAACGCGTCGAGGTCGGACCGGACCCCGGCACGCTCCTCGTCGTAGTGGAGCAGTCCCTGCGCCAGCGGGGTGTCCCAGACCCGGGCGAACTCGGCGCCCTCGTCGATCTGCCGTGCCTGGAAGGCGGCGTACTCCGGGAACTTGATCGAGTCCAGCGTGGGCTTGCGGTGGCCGACCCCGCCGAACCCGTCGATGCGGTCGCGGATGTAGGTCGAGAACCCGACGCGGGGGACCTCACCGTCGTTGACGACGTCGAGACCCGTGGTGAGCTGCTGTTCGACGGTGCGTGCGAGTACGCGGTCGGTCTCCGCACGGAGCGCGTCGACGTCGATGTCGTGACCCTGATCGCGTGCGACGAGCAGCCGCGTGAGCTCGGGGGAACGCGGGAGGCTCCCGGTGTGCGTGGTGAGGATGCGGTCGGTCATGCGTTCGATCCTGCCGCACCCCCGGGACCCCCGACGACCGACCGTCACCGAGGGCAACACCGCGGGCCGGCGCCAGCCCGACGACCGGGTTCGCCGGTGTCAGTCCCCGAGCTGGTCGTCGCGTTCCTCGTCGCGGAGGTCGTCCTGCAGCTCCTCCTCGGTGAGGCCGCGGCCCACGACCGGCGTGCGGAACACGCTCGGGGCCGCGGAGTCCTCGTCCTCGAAGTCCGCGTCGTCGAAGTCGACGCCCTCGGGCAGACCGCCCTCGGGCCCGTCGCCGCCGGGCAGACCGCCCTCGGGATCGCCACCGCCGGGTGTCAGGGGTTCCATCATCGACATGCTCCGAGCATGCTCCTCGGACGGCCCGCCGCGCCCGGGCCGCGGTGGGCCGTCACCCGCTGTTCACTCGAGCTCGGGTCAGTGGTCCGGGAGGCGCGGCCGACGGCACCGCCGTCCCACCGAGGGAGCACGCTGGGTGCACACCACCCAGCGACTCCCCGAGGAAGAGGAACGCCATGCCCGTCCTGGACCGTTTCGACATGACCGGACGGACCGCCGTCGTCACCGGTTCGACCCGCGGGCTCGGCAGGGCCTTCGCCACGGCCCTCGCGGAGGCCGGGGCGAACGTCGTGGTCGTCGGGCGGGACGCGGACGCTGCCGCGACCGTCGAGGCCGAACTCGGCGCGCTCGGTGCCGACGTCCTGACCGTCCTCGCGGACGTGACCCGCCGCGATGACGTCGAGCGGCTCCTCGCCGCCGCGGTCGACCGGTTCGGGCGGGTCGACGTCCTCGTCAACAACGCGGGCGCCTGCATCCACAAGCCCGCCCTCGACGTGACCGACGAGGAGTGGCACGAGGTCATGAGCGTCAACGTCGACGGGCTCTGGATCGCGAGCCAGGTCTTCGGGCGGCACATGATCGAGCGGGGTGGTGGATCGATCGTCAACGTCGGATCGATGTCGGGCGCGATCGTCAACCGCCCGCAGTGGCAGCCCGCCTACAACGCCTCGAAGGCGGCCGTCCACCACCTCACGCGGAGCCTCGCTGCCGAGTGGGCGCCGATGCACGTCCGCGTGAACGCCATCGCGCCCGGGTACATGCGGACGGACATGGCGCCGGTCGACGCCACCGAGTTCCACCGCCACTGGATCGAGGACACGCCGCAGCAGCGCGCCGGGGAGCCCGACGAGTTGGGGCCGGCGATGGTGTTCCTGGCGAGCGACGCCTCGAGCTTCGTGACCGGGTCGGTGCTGACGATCGACGGCGGCTACACCGTGTTCTGACCGCCGCCGGGGGGCCACGGGACCGCGCCGTCAGGCGCGGTGGACGTCCGCCGTCCGCGCGCCTCGGGCACGCCCGCGCGGTCCGTCGTGATGGACGAGCACCGGGCACGTGGCGTACTCCGCGCACGCCGAGCTGACCGAACCGAGCAGGAGTCCGGCGAAGCCCCCGTGACCACGGCTGCCGACCACGAGCATGACCGCGTCCTCGCTCGCCTCGATGAGCGAGCGCGCCGGGGGGCCGTTCACCACCTTCGTCCGGAACCAGCTCGGCTGGCCGTCCGGGAACACGTCGGCGCAGGCGTCATGGAGGACCGCGCGGACGTCCTCCTCGGGTGACCAATCGGTGAGTACAGCAGCTCCGTAGCTGGCCTGGGGGGTTTGCCAGGTCCCGACCGCGACGAGCTTCGTGTGCAGGGACCGCGCGAGGTCCGCCGCGTAGCGGAAGGCCTCCCTGGACTGCGGCGACCCGTCGACGCCGACGACGATGTCACCCGTGTGCTGAAGTTCGTGATCGCTCATGTGACCAGGTTCCGGCCCCGTCGTAGCGCGGACCAGGGACCGTAGTCCCGGATCGATCACCGCGCCAGCAGTGGTAGCCCGCGTACAACCCGTCGAAGGCAGGCCGTCCATCACCGCGGCTACACCGTGTTCTGACCGCCGCGCGCGCCACGAGCGAGACGAGCGTTGGCCTGCCGGGCCGCAGCGGTCATCCGTTCCAGGAACGCGATGACCGTCGCCAGCTCGGGGTCCGGCGTCTCACGGAGCGACCCCGCGATCTGCGCACCCGAGAAGGCGAGGAACGCGCGGGCCTGTTCCCGGGCCTCCCGGACGGGTCGCAGCGTGACGCGTCGACGGTCGCTGCCCTCGCGTGACCCCACGATGTGCCCGGCGGCCTCGAGACGGTTGAGCAGCACGGTCGTCGCGCCGGAGGTCATGCCGATCTCACGACCGAGACGGCCACCGTGCTCATCCGCGGGGACGGGAGCGTCCGTGCGACCTTGCCGTCGGACGGGACCGACGGCGCGACGGCGGAACTCGAGGTCCTGCGCCGCGGTGTACGAGTCGTGGATGCGGCCGATCGTCGTCGACGCGCCCTAGCGTGGCGGACTGGCCGCCGACCGCCAGCCACTCCGGACGAGGGACACCCCGTGCAGGCGTCCGGAGCGGGTGACATCCGGGGTGACCTCGACCCCCGGTGACCCCCACACGGTCCGGGACGAGCGCGAGGTGGGCCCGTCCCGCGTGTGACCCTTCCGCGATGAGCAGCACCATGCGGGCGCGGACCCCGCCGGTCGACGACGTCGCGGGCCAGCGTCGGCGGGCGTGGACAGGGGCGGGGTCCCCCTGGTCGGACGCCCTCGTGGTGGCCGCCATCGCGACGCTCGTCACCGGAGCCGGCTGCTGGGTGCCGTCCGCGACGTGGGACGAGGGTGCGACGGTGAGCGCGGCGACCCGGTCGTGGTCGGAGCTGGTCGCCCTGGCCCGGACCGTCGACCTCGTGCATCTGGCCTGGTACGCGACGATGCACTGCTGGTTCGACCTCGTCGGGTACTCGCCGCTCGCGCTCCGCGCCGTGTCGGTGCTCTGCGTCGGTGCGACCGCCGGGCTCGTCACGGTCCTCGGACGGGTGGTGCTCGGCCGATCCGCCGGGCTGCTCGCGGGTGCGTTCTTCGTGCTCCTCCCGCGGGTCACGCTGTCCGCCACCGACGGACGGTCGGGCGCTGCCTCCGCGTTCGTCTCGGTCCTGCTCACCCTGGTGCTCGTGACGGTGGCCGGTCGCCTCCTGCGCGAGCAGAGGGAGGACCCGCTCGGACGACGGCCACGGAGGACGCTGCTCTGGACCGTGTACGGCATCGTGGCGGTGCTCGCGGTCGTCGTGTTCCTGCACGACGTGCTCATGCTGGTCGTGCACGCGATCGCCGTCGCGGCGTGGGCGACCCGCTGCCCGGACCGTACCGCGAGCCGACGCCTCGCCGTCGGCTTCGTGAGCGCCGCGGGTGGGGCCGCGGTGGTGTGCGTGCCGTTCGTCCGGATGGCGGCCGCGCAGGTGGGCCAGGTCTCCTGGCTCCATCGCCCCGACCTCGGCACGGTCAAGCAGATCGTCGTCGAACAGTGGTTCTCCGCCGATCCGCCGTTCGCGGTCCTCGGCGTGCTCCTGGTGGGTCTCGGCCTGGCGCGGTGCTGGCGGGAGCGGTCGACGACCGGCCCGCTGCTCGTGGCGTGGCTCCTGGTCCCGACGATCATGCTGCTCGCGGTGTCCGTGGTCTGGACGCCCGTCTACCAGGCTCGGTACCTGGCCTTCTGCAGCCCGGCCGTCGCGCTGCTCGCCGCCGTGGCGATCCGTGGCTGGCGTCCGAGCCGGATCGTCGTGGTCCTCGTGCTCGCGGCGGTCCTCGCGGCGCCGGCGTACGCGCGACAGCGCACCGAGGAGGGCAAGGACACCGACTGGGCGCGTGTGGCCCGGGAATCGAGCGCGGTGCGTGCGGCGCCGAGGACCACCGCCGCGCTGTACGGCGACGTCGAGGGGGACGCGGACTCGACCCTCGACGTCATCCCCCTGCTCTACCCGGATTCGTTCCCGGGCGCGGTCGACTGCAGAGCCGGGCGCTCCGCCGACACGCGCGACACGCTGTTCCCGAGTCGGCGGCCCCTGTCGCAGGCACTCCGGTGCGCCCGAGGGCACCGGACGGTCTGGCTGGTCACCACCCGGGAGGACCGGGCGTGGCGGTCACGGGTCGTCGCCGCCCTGACGTCGACCGGGTACCGGATCGACGTGCCCGACCGCGGCGGTGCCACGAGCGTGATGCGGTTCCACCGTGACCACGAGCACGCATCCGCTCGCGGTCGATGATCCGACCCGGACGCCACCGGCGGCGCGACGGGCGTCGCATCGTGCGGCTGTGCGCCCCGGGGCCGCCAGTCAGCGCTTGCCGTTGCCGGTCGCGTTCCCGTGTCCGTTCCCGTGCCCGTCCGCAGCGTCCTCCACGACGTTGCCGACGCCCTTCCCGGGGTGCTGCTTCACGGTGCCGGCGGCAGTGGTCGGCGTCGCCACGGGCACGGTCGGCTCGGGCTGCGGCACGGTCGTCGGGGTGACGGACGGCTGCGGCGCGGGCTCGCTGGTCTGGGACGGCGGCGCGGGTTCGCTCGGTCCGCTGCTCGGGACCTGGGACGGCAGGGGTGACGTCACCGGGCCGGAGGTCATGGTCGTGGCGGTCCCGGTCGGCTCCGGGGTCGCCGGACCCCGTGACCGGACGGCGAGCGCGACGAGGACCCCGATGACGACGAGCGCGGCGACGACCGCGACGACGATCCACGCGGTCCGGCGGCGCCGCGCGCGCTCGGCTCCCGAGCCCGACGGGCCTGGTCCGCCCGGCCCGGCACCACCACCGCCGGATCCCGCGCCACGTCCACCGGATCCCGCGCCACGTCCGCCGGCCCCGCCGGCCCCGCCGGCCCTGGCGCCGCCTCCACCCCCACCGTCGGCACCAGCCACGCCGCCACCGAGCACGGCGGTCGGGGCGTCGGCCCCGCCGCCCTGGGTGCCGGTGAGCAAGCGCGTCGGCGCGTCTCCGGTGGGCATCGCCCGCGTCGGCGCGTCCATCGCGGCCGTCGGACGGTCCGCGTGCGCAGCGTCCGCGCCCACGGCACCGACCGCGGCACCGGCCACCCCGGCAGCCGCACCGGCTGCGGCGGCGGCGCGCCCCGGACCTCCCGGTCGATCGAGCAGGGCAGTCGGCGCGGCGGCCGTGTCGACGTCGCGGCCCAGGGCGCGGAGTCGGGCGGCGGCCTCGGCGGCGGTCGGCCGGTCCTCCGGCGCCATCGCGCTCATGGTGTGGAGCAGGGTGCGCCACGCGACGGGCAGCGACGGATCGATCTCGGGTGCCCGGGTCAGTCGCGCGGTGGCGGACTCCATGACGCCGCCCGGGAACGCCTGCCGTCCGGTGAGCGCCTCGAGCAGCAGCAGCCCGAGCGCGTACACGTCCGCCTCGCCGGTGAGCTCCTGGTTCGTCACCTGCTCGGGCGCCAGGTACGCGGCCGTGCCCATGACCATGCCGGTCCCGGTCAGCCGGGCGGCGTCGCGGAGCAGGGCGATGCCGAAGTCCGCCAGCTTCACCCGGAGGCCGCCCGGTGCTGTCGCGTCGTCCTCGATCAGGACGTTCGCGGGCTTGACGTCGCGGTGGACGATGCCCTGCGCGTGGACGGCGGCGAGCGCGTCGGCCACCTGCGCGCCGATGTGCGCGACGACGCCCCGCGCGAGCGCACCGTCGCGCATGCGGGTGGCCAGGTCGGTGCCCGGCACCAGTTCCATGACGAGGAACGACTCACCGTCGCCGTCGGCGATCGCCGCGTCGTACAGGGTGACGAGCGAGGGGTGCCGGAGGCTCGCGAGGACGCGGATCTCGGCTTCGGCCCGGCTGCGCTCACCGTGGTCGACGGGCCCGGTGCGGAACACCTTGACGGCGACCTCGCGGCCGAGCTGCTCGTCGACCGCGCGGTACACGGTCGCCATGCCGCCGTGGCCGAGCGTCCCGAGCACCTGGTAGCGGCCGCCGATGGTCCGTGGGGCAGGTCCGTCGTCGCTCATGCTGCCCAACGCTACCGAGGCAGGGGCCGCGTGGTTCCGAGCGGGACGGAAGCGCTGCCGGCCAGGCCCTCGCGTGCGACGGCGTAGGAGGGTTCACGGAGGGCGCGGGTCCACGGGTAGGTCCCACTCCCCGGGAGCGGTCGCAGCATCGGGTCGAACCGCGTGCCGGTGTCCGTGTCCGTCGTGCCGGCGTCGCGGGCGAGCACCAGTCGCGCGAAGGGGTGCCACACGCCGAGGGGTTCCGCGTGCAGGAGCTGGAGGACCCACGAGCCCTCGTCGAGCACGGCTGCGCTGGCGCTCGGATCGGACGGCAGCGTCGGTCCGGGCAGCGCACGTGCGGCGACGAGCACGGGGCCGAGCGCGCCGCGGTACGGCACCAGGGACGTGAAGCGGAGACCGTCGGGGGTGCGGGCAGGGCGGAGCATCCAGCGGTCCGGCAGCCCGAGCCCGGTGGCCGCGAGCAGGAGGTCTGCGGGCCCGCCCGGGGTGGTGGCGCGGACAGCGAGGCCCCAGATGTCGGGCAGCACCGCCGGCAGGCCGATCCCCCGCGACAACCGTGCCTCGACGACCTGGCCGTCGGCAGCGCCGTCGTCGATCCACCCGATGCCACTGGGCTCCGCACGTCGGTACCAGTCGATCCGCCCCCGCAGTGCGACCCCGTGCGGGTGGACCGGGCGGCCGCGACGCGCCGCTCGGACGGCAGCGATGCCCGCCGCGGCGAGCGCGCCGGCCGCGGCGGCGAACGGTACTCGGCTGGCGTCCTCGGTGTGCATGTGCCCACGATGCCAGCGCTTCCCGCACGCGCCCACAGCGGGGCGCGGGGCGCGGTTCCGGCGTGACGGGATCGGATCAGCGTCGTGCAGCTCGGCGATCGTCGGCCTCAGATGACGTAGGTGGCGAAGAGCGGCCCGTACGTCTGGCCGTTCCCGGGGACCGGGTCGCTCCCCGGGGCCCCGACCGCGGCGGCCTCGACGAGCACCTGCCCGTTGTTGGTGCGCAACGGCAGGGCCCGGTTCGGGATGTGCGCCGAGTGCTCGAGGGTGAAGCTCGCCCCGGTAGGGATCGGTGCGTCCACGCGGTACTCGCGCCGAATGCCGACCGCCCCGCCGGGGAAGGTCGCGGGACCCGTCGGGACGACGTTGCCGGTCGTCAGACCGATCGCGGCACCGTCCGCGCCGACGCCGACCAGTTCGATGGCCGACACGATGGTGGCGCCCCCGATCGAGATCGTGCCGAACGTGTACGTGAGCAGGGACCCCGCGGGCAGTGGCACGCTGCCCGCGTTCCGGATCACGCTGCGGAACGTGTAGGTGCCGTTCACCCGGTACGCGGGTTGCCCGCTGATCGTCGTGCCGGGGCCCTGCAGGAACGGCCATGTCGGTCCGCCGGCACTGACCACGGCGATGTCGAAGGCCGGGACCACCGTCCGGGTGGCACTCGCCGGGGCGATGCCGCTCACGGTCGCGGTGAGCGTCACGGTCCCGGCTGCCGTCCCCGCCGTCAGGTCGGTCGCCCGTGCGGTCCCCGAGGCGTCCGTCGTCACCGTGCGCTGCGTCACCCCGGGCGCGCCGAAGAAGGCGGGCCCGGAGACCCGGA
This window harbors:
- a CDS encoding aldo/keto reductase, which translates into the protein MKTLELPQTDLTASDIVLGLMRITDMSDEEIRTLVGTARDAGITMFDHAAVYGGAMHHCERRFGEALGLSSSERDEIVIQTKVGIRDGYFDFSKEHILESVDGSLEALHTDHIDVLLLHRPDALVEPDEVAAAFDELHAAGKVKHFGVSNHTPGQVELLKRSVRQPLAFNQVQLSITHANLVAQGVASNMAGLEQSVDRDNGILDYSRLNDITLQAWSPFQKGFFDGVFLGDREQYGELNDVIDELADAYDCTPTGIAVAWITRHPAQMQVVLGTTNPQRVRDSAAGSDVRLSRPDWYRLFTAAGHLVP
- a CDS encoding oxidoreductase, which gives rise to MTTLPGGTLTLADDLTVTRFGYGAMQLAGPGVMGPPEDRQGAEEVLRAVIELGITHIDTSDYYGPFTVNELIRETLHPYPEGLHIVTKVGARRTADGDWPSALGREDLREAIDENLEHLGVEAMDVVNLRVGGAFGAEEGSIAEPYEALVELQQEGRIRHLGISNVTMTQFEEARSIAPFVTVQNHYNLAHRDDDALVDRCAELGIGFTPFFPLGGFNPLQSDTLGRVAARLCASPLQIALAWLLQRSPVMLLIPGTKSVQHLHENVEGAGIELPADALEELDAIGR
- a CDS encoding methionine synthase, yielding MTDRILTTHTGSLPRSPELTRLLVARDQGHDIDVDALRAETDRVLARTVEQQLTTGLDVVNDGEVPRVGFSTYIRDRIDGFGGVGHRKPTLDSIKFPEYAAFQARQIDEGAEFARVWDTPLAQGLLHYDEERAGVRSDLDAFERELARNAEAGRRPAGTFVSAATPGIVATTLLLDEENPHYGDHREYVFALAEELRVEYEEIVARGHTLQLDAPDLAMERVIHFGDATLDEFLAAVDLHVEAINRALRNIPKDRVRLHVCWGNWQGPHQDDVPVDELLEHLYRAEVGAFSIPFGNPAHQHELPAFRQHPLPDGALLIPGVIDVTTNYLEHPQVVANRIVEAAEAVGDPARVIAGTDCGLATFASYEFVATDVAWAKLGALVEGAAIASRRLFG
- a CDS encoding glucose 1-dehydrogenase: MTGRTAVVTGSTRGLGRAFATALAEAGANVVVVGRDADAAATVEAELGALGADVLTVLADVTRRDDVERLLAAAVDRFGRVDVLVNNAGACIHKPALDVTDEEWHEVMSVNVDGLWIASQVFGRHMIERGGGSIVNVGSMSGAIVNRPQWQPAYNASKAAVHHLTRSLAAEWAPMHVRVNAIAPGYMRTDMAPVDATEFHRHWIEDTPQQRAGEPDELGPAMVFLASDASSFVTGSVLTIDGGYTVF
- a CDS encoding universal stress protein translates to MSDHELQHTGDIVVGVDGSPQSREAFRYAADLARSLHTKLVAVGTWQTPQASYGAAVLTDWSPEEDVRAVLHDACADVFPDGQPSWFRTKVVNGPPARSLIEASEDAVMLVVGSRGHGGFAGLLLGSVSSACAEYATCPVLVHHDGPRGRARGARTADVHRA
- a CDS encoding MarR family winged helix-turn-helix transcriptional regulator, with amino-acid sequence MTSGATTVLLNRLEAAGHIVGSREGSDRRRVTLRPVREAREQARAFLAFSGAQIAGSLRETPDPELATVIAFLERMTAAARQANARLARGARGGQNTV
- a CDS encoding serine/threonine-protein kinase encodes the protein MSDDGPAPRTIGGRYQVLGTLGHGGMATVYRAVDEQLGREVAVKVFRTGPVDHGERSRAEAEIRVLASLRHPSLVTLYDAAIADGDGESFLVMELVPGTDLATRMRDGALARGVVAHIGAQVADALAAVHAQGIVHRDVKPANVLIEDDATAPGGLRVKLADFGIALLRDAARLTGTGMVMGTAAYLAPEQVTNQELTGEADVYALGLLLLEALTGRQAFPGGVMESATARLTRAPEIDPSLPVAWRTLLHTMSAMAPEDRPTAAEAAARLRALGRDVDTAAAPTALLDRPGGPGRAAAAAGAAAGVAGAAVGAVGADAAHADRPTAAMDAPTRAMPTGDAPTRLLTGTQGGGADAPTAVLGGGVAGADGGGGGGARAGGAGGAGGRGAGSGGRGAGSGGGGAGPGGPGPSGSGAERARRRRTAWIVVAVVAALVVIGVLVALAVRSRGPATPEPTGTATTMTSGPVTSPLPSQVPSSGPSEPAPPSQTSEPAPQPSVTPTTVPQPEPTVPVATPTTAAGTVKQHPGKGVGNVVEDAADGHGNGHGNATGNGKR
- a CDS encoding invasin domain 3-containing protein, which encodes MSDDDERRTGPDGRPQTIARRTLVGAAAWSIPAIALSATTPAAAASAGAILHVVFDEPDQRPTGGDLSDGRAVLVGADGKPVAGETIVLRVSGPAFFGAPGVTQRTVTTDASGTARATDLTAGTAAGTVTLTATVSGIAPASATRTVVPAFDIAVVSAGGPTWPFLQGPGTTISGQPAYRVNGTYTFRSVIRNAGSVPLPAGSLLTYTFGTISIGGATIVSAIELVGVGADGAAIGLTTGNVVPTGPATFPGGAVGIRREYRVDAPIPTGASFTLEHSAHIPNRALPLRTNNGQVLVEAAAVGAPGSDPVPGNGQTYGPLFATYVI